The genomic stretch CACGCCAAGCTGCTGGAACGCGCCGCGATGGCCGAGGAGTTCATCGGGACCCTGGGGCGGCTGCGCGCCTCGGTCTGATCCCGTCGATCCGCGATCAGCGCTGGGTGAGAGGGTGGGTGGCCAGGCCGCAGCACCGGGACCCTCCGTCATGAGTCCCGCCCCGTGTCCTCCCGCGACCTGGCCACGACGACGACGGTAGGGACCTGGCGGAGCCGGGGCGGGCCTCCCGGTCGTCCCTGTGGACGAACGCTCCGAGCGGTGTTGCTGTGCAGGGAGAGGCGCAGCCCGGACCGAGTTCGCCACCGGCACGCCACTCGCGCGCCCGGCCGGTAGACTCGACGACCGTGATCGAACGCACCCGCATCGCCGACCTCGCAAGCCTCCCCGACGGCCCCGTCTCCGTGGCCGGATGGGTCGAGACCGTCCGCGATCAGAAGAAGGTGCAGTTCGTCGTCCTCCGCGACGAGAGCGGCGCCGTCCAGCTGGTCAACCCCGCCACCCGTGAAGCCGTCGAGGGGGACGACACCTCCGCCGCGGCCCTCGCCACCACCGAGACGATCTCGGGCCTGGCGCACGGCTCCTTCATCCACGTCACCGGCACCCTGAAGGCCGACGAGCGCGTCAAGCTCGGCGGGCTCGAGGTCAAGGTCGGCACCCTGACCGTCGTCAGCGCCGCCATCCCCGAGACCCCGATCGCCGACGACTCGTCGCTCGACAAGCGTCTCGACTGGCGCTTCCTCGACCTGCGCAACCGCAAGCAGAACCTCATCTTCCGCATCCAGACGACGATGGAACACGCGTTCCGCACCTACTGGGTCGAGCGCGACTACATCGAGATCCACACCCCGAAGCTGATGGCGTCCGCGTCGGAGTCCCGCGCCGAGCTCTTCCAGCTCGAGTACTTCGAGACCACCGCCTACCTGTCGCAGTCGCCGCAGAACTTCAAGCAGATGGCGCAGCCGGCCGGCTTCGGTGCCGTGTTCGAGATCGCCGACGCCTTCCGCGCCGACCCCTCGTTCACCTCGCGCCACGCCACAGAGTTCACCAGCGTCGACGCCGAGTTCTCGTGGATCGAGTCCCACGAGGACGTCATGGCGATGCACGAAGAGGTCCTGGTCGCCGGCATCACCGCCGTCAAGGAGAAGTACGGCAAGGACATCGAAGAGGTCTTCGGCTTCGAGCTGCAGGTCCCGTCCACGCCGTTCCCCCGCGTGACCCTGGCCGAGGCCCGGACGATCGTCGCCGAGAGCGGCCACGACGTCGTCCGCGCCGACGGCGACCTGGACCCCGAGGGCGAGCGCCGCGTGTCCGCCTGGGCCAAGGAGCACCACGGGTCGGAGTTCGTCTTCGTCACCGACTACGACGCCTCGATCCGGCCGTACTACCACATGCGTCACGCCGACGACCCGACGCTCACGAACAGCTACGACCTGCTGTTCAACGGCGCCGAGATCTCCACGGGCGCCCAGCGTGAGCACCGCGTCGACGTCCTCACCGCCCAGGCGGAGGAGAAGGGCCTCGACCCGGCCGAGCTCGGCTGGTACCTCGACTTCTTCCGCTACGGCGTCCCGCCGCACGGTGGGTTCGGCATGGGCCTGGCCCGCGTGCTGATGCTCATGCTCGGCGAGCCGTCGATCCGCGAGGTCACGTACCTCTTCCGTGGCCCGACGCGCCTGACCCCGTAGGCAGCGCGGCGGCGGCGGCCGCGGTGCAGCTCGCGGCGCGGCTCGCGGCGCGGACTGTCGTCGCACAACAGGAACCGGCTCGAACCACGGACGTCCGTGGTTCGAGCCGGTTCTCGTTGTGCGGTGCCACGGCACACCGGCCGAACGCGCAGCCGCAGGCGCGCTGGCCGCAGGCGCCGCGGCCGGGCTGCGCCGGCCTCAGTCCTGCCAGTCGATGGCCGCGCGGCTGGTGACCATCGCGCGGATCTCGGCGGCAGCGGCCTGGTGCTCCGGGTGGAACTGGTACTCGTCCAGGCCGGCGAGGTCGTCGAAGGTCGCGACGACCGCCAGGTCCTGGTTCTTCCCCGGGTAGGCGACGTTCTCGACGACCTCGAGCGACCGGATCGATCCGATGACGCCGACCAGGCCGGTGAGCAGTTCGCGCACCCGGGCGACGGCGACGGCGCGGTCGAGGTCCTCGCGCAGGGTCCAGGAGACGACGTGACGGATCATGCGCGAGCCTCCGCCAGTTCGATCGCCCGGGCGAGTCGCTCGGCATCGACGTGCCAGTTGCTGTGCACACGGCCGTCGACCAGGACGACGGGGATGTCCTCGGAGTACTCCTCGCGGAGCGCGTCGTCGTCGAGGATCGACCGTTCCTGGAGGGTCGTGCCGGGGTGCGCGGACACGACCTGTTCCACGACGGGTCGCGCGTCGTCGCAGAGGTGGCATCCGGGTTTGGTGAGGAGCGTCACGGCGGGCATGGCACCAGGGTAGTCCGGCGGGTCCCGCGCCCGGCTGGTGGCCCTGCATCCGCGACGTGGCAGGGATCAGAGCCGAGCAGCGAGGCCCGGACCCACCCCGGGAAATGCGAAAGCCCCGGCGAACCGGGGCTTCTGCGGCAAGTCTTGCGACTTACTTCTTGTTGCGACGCTGGTGACGCGTCTTGCGAAGGAGCTTGCGGTGCTTCTTCTTCGCCATGCGCTTGCGACGCTTCTTGATGACAGAACCCATGTGGACCTCGCTCGGACTGATGGTGATGTACGGACACCGGGCCGATGAAGCCGCGGAAAATCAACCTGCCCGAGTCTACCGGAGGGCTGACGCGATGTCGAACGGCGCCGGAACGGACGGTGGACGCCCGGGGCGGATGCGTCGGGTCAGCCGACGTCGGCGATGCCACCGCGGAGCATCTCCGCGACCGCCGACTCGGGGACCCGGAAGGACCGACCGAACCGGATGGCGGGGAGCTCGCCGGCGTGCACCATGCGGTAGACCGTCATCTTGGAGACCCGCATCATCTCGGCGACCTCCGCGACGGTGAGGAAGCGCACGTCGTCGAAACTGCCGGTCATGATCCGCCTTCGGGCTGGCTTGCTTGTTGTGACCTGTGTGGTCTCTGGACACTGTAGAGGCGCGTGAGCCTCGCTGTCCAGCAGCCGCTCAGTCGTCCTCGGGGCGCTTCGTGAACCGGCGCCGACCGCGGTCGACGACACGCTCCCAGCCCTGCTGCGCGCCGGTGAACGCGACGGTGGCGCGGTGCGACGCCTCGGCCATCACGCGGCCCAGCTCGGTGCCGACCTCGACGGTCCCCTTGCCGGTCGCCCCACTCCGTCGGAACGAGACCGGCTGGCCGTCCGGCGTCCAGGACGTCGTCGCCGGGGTGCCGTCGGCGTCCACCGCGTTGGTGAAGGGGACGACCCAGTCCTCGATGCCGAGCAGGGGTTCCGGGTCCAGGCGGTAGTAGCGGTGCTGACCCTCTTCGCGGCTGGTGACGAGCCCGATGTCGCGGAGCACGCGGAGGTGCTTCGACACGGTCGGCTGGCTCACGCCGAGGCGCAGCACGAGCTGTCCGACGCTGAGTTCGCCGCCGGTCGCGTCCGCCCCGTACGCGGTGAGCAGTTCGCCCAGCAGTGCACGCCGCGTCGGGTCCGCGACGACGCTGAAGATGTCGGCCATGGGGAGAGGCTAACCGCCGCGGTGCGGATGTACCATGACGAACCGTCCCGCCCATGTCCTCGGAGGCATACGATGCTCGACCGCACCGAGCCGGTCCCCGCCCCGGGCGCCGCGTCGGCCCGGCGACACCCGGGCCGGATCACCACGGCGCTGCGGTCCTCGCCCTCCCGCCTGGCGATCCTGGTCTTCATCGTCCTGATCTTCCTGTTCACGGTGCTGTTCATGACGCCGATGGCCGCGGCCGACGGGACGACGACCGACTTCTCCGACGCGCTCTTCACCGCGGCGAGCGTGGTCTGCGTCACCGGGCTCGCGACGGTCGACATGGCGACGCACTGGTCGGTGTTCGGCAAGGTCCTCGTCGTGATCGGGACGCAGATCGGCGCACTCGGGGTCCTGACGTTCGCGTCGATCCTCGGCCTGGTGGTCACCCGCCGCCTCGGACTCCGCGCGAAGCTCATCGCCGCGGGCGACTCCAACCCGCTACGGACCCACCACGGAGCCGTCCCGGAAGGGCAGGCGGTCCGGCTCGGCGACGTCGGCACCCTGCTGCTGACCGTCGCGGTGAGCACCCTGTCGATCGAGATCGTCCTGGGTCTGCTGCTGCTGCCGAGCGTCCTGGTGACGGGCATCCCGTTCTGGTCGGCGGTCGGTGACTCGTTCTACTACGCCGCGATGGCGTTCACGAACACCGGGTTCGCACCGAACGCCTCCGGGCTCGACCCCTTCGCGCACGACTACTGGTTCCTCACCCTGCTCATGGTCGGCGTCGTGGCCGGCTCGATCGGCTTCCCGGTGATCCGCACGCTCACGAAGCAGCTGCGCTCCCCCAGGCGCTGGCCGATCCACGTCAAGCTCACGCTGGTGACCAGCGGCATCCTGCTGCTCGGCGGGGCGGTGACGTACATCGCGCTCGAGGCCTCGAACCCCGCCACCTTCGGTCGCGAGGGCGCCGGCCGCACGGCCTTCCAGGCGCTGTTCCTCTCGACGATGACGCGGTCGGGCGGGTTCTCGCTCGTCGACTTCGACGAGCTGCACGGGTCGAGCCTCCTCGTCACGGACATGCTCATGTTCATCGGCGGCGGCTCCGCCTCCACCGCCGGCGGCATCAAGGTCACCACACTCGCCGTGCTGTTCCTGGCGGCCGTCGCGGAGGCCCGTGGCCGGCAGAGCATGGAGGCGTTCGGCCGGCGGATCCCGAGTGACGTCCTCCGCGTCGCCGTGGCGATCGTCCTGTGGGGTGCCACCATCGTCGCGATCGCCACGGTCGTGCTGCTGCAGATCACGCACGAGCCGCTCGACCGGGTCCTGTTCGAGGTGATCTCCGCGTTCGCCACGTGCGGCCTGTCGTCCGGGGTCTCGGCCGACCTGCCGGACTCCGGCAAGTACGTGCTCGCCGCCACGATGTTCCTCGGCCGGGTCGGTACAGTGACCATCGCCGCCGCGCTCGCAGCGAGTCAGAGCCGGCAGCTGTTCCGCCGTCCCGAGGAGAGGCCGATCGTTGGCTGACCGAAACCGCACGCAGCACCAGCAGGGCCCCGTCAGCCACGACGCCCCCGTGCTGGTCATCGGGCTCGGCCGCTTCGGTGCCGCCACGGCCGGCCAGCTCGAGCGTCAGGGGCGCGACGTCCTGGTGGTCGACACCGACGCCGCCCTGGTGCAGAAGTGGTCGGACCGGGTCACGCACGCGGTGCAGGCCGACGCGACCGACATGGACGCCCTGAAGCAGATCGGCGCGCAGGACTTCGCGATCGCGGTTGTCGGCACCGGCTCCGACCTCGAGTCGAGCGTCCTCATCACCGCGAACCTCGTCGACCTCGGCGTCCCGCAGATCTGGGCGAAGGCGATCAGCCGGTCACACGGCACGATCCTCAGCCGCATCGGTGCCAACCACGTCGTGTACCCGGAGCGTGAGGCCGGCGAGCGGACGGCGCACCTGGTGTCCGGCCGGATGCTCGACTTCATCGAGTTCGACGACGACTTCGCCGTGGTCAAGATGTTCCCGCCGCGGGCCGTCCGCGGGCGGGACCTGGCGACGACGGTGATCCGGACGCGCTTCGGCCTGACGGTGCTCGGCATCAAGCCGCCCGGTCAGGCGTTCGTGCCGGCGACCCCGGACAGCGTCATCGGCGAGGACGACGTGATCATCGTCTCCGGCACCGAGACCGACCTCGAACGGTTCGCCGCGCTCGAGTAGCCCGCTCAGAGGCGGGACAGCTCCTCGGCCCGGGTGATCGCGGCGCGCGCAGCCCGCTCGAGCGTCCCCGTCAGGTCCGCCTCCTGCAGCACGGTGACCGCACGCTCGGTGGTCCCCTTCGGGCTCGTCACCGCGCGGCGCAGGTCGGCCGGCTCGCTGCCCGACCGGGCCAGGAGCTCGACGGCGCCCCGGACGGTCCCCTGCACCATCGTGCGCGCCTGCTCGTGCGTGAACCCGAGCGCCTCGGCGGCCTGCTGCCACTGCTCGACGAGCAGGAAGACGTAGGCGGGGCCGGAGCCGGAGACCGCGGACAGGGCGTCGAGCTGCGACTCCGGCACCTCGATGACCTCACCCGAGACCGCGAACACGTGTGCAGCGAGTGCCGTCGCGTCCGTGTCCGCCGACGACCCGGCGCTGATGCCGGTGACCCCGAGGCCGACCCCGATCGGGGTGTTCGGCAGCGCCCGGACCACCCGGACGCCCTCGGGAACGTGCGCCTGCATCGTCTCGGTCGTCACCCCGACGGCGACACTGACGACGACCGCGTCCGGGGCCAGGTCCCCGGCGACCTCGTCGAGCAGGTCGACGATGCCGAACGGCTTCACCCCCAGGACGACGAGTCCGGCACCGCGGACGGCCGCACGGTTGGCGTCCGGGTCGGTCTCGGTCGCGGTGGCGTCGAGCCCGCTCGCACGGTGCGCCGTCGCCGAGGACTCGGACCGGGTGGTGACGACGACGGTGTCGGGCGCCACGCCGGAGGCCAGGAGGCCCTGCAGGACCGCGCCGGACATGGAGCCGACGCCGAGCATGGCGACGCGGGGCAGTTCGATGGTCATGGCCACCAACCTAGCGAGGACCGGCAGCCTAGGATCGTGGTCCAGGTCGGGTGAGAGAAGGGGTCGGACATCCACATGAGCGCTTCCGGAGGGACGAAGGCGATCTTCGCCGCACTCGGTGCGAACATCGGGATCGCGATCGTGAAGTTCATCGCCGCGGCGATCAGCGGATCCGCGTCGATGCTCGCCGAAGGGGTGCACTCACTGGCGGACTCCGCGAACCAGCTGCTCCTGCTGCTCGGTGGCCGGAAGGCGAAGAAGGCCGCGGACGAGGAGCACCCGTTCGGCCACGGCCGCGAGCGCTACGTGTACGCGTTCGTCGTGTCGATCGTGCTGTTCTCGGTCGGCGGCGTGTTCTCGCTCTACGAGGGCATCGAGAAGTTCGCGCACCCGCACCCGCTCGACAACTGGTGGCTGCCGATGGTGGTGCTCGTCATCGCGATCGGGCTCGAGGGGTTCTCGCTCCGCACCGCCCTCAAGGAAGCCGCACCACAGAAGGGCGGGCAGTCCTGGGTCCAGTTCGTCCGCCGCGCCAAGGCCCCGGAGCTGCCCGTCGTGATGCTCGAGGACACCGCGGCCCTGATCGGCCTGGTCTTCGCGCTGTTCGGCGTCGGCCTGACGGCGATCACCGGCAACGGGGTGTTCGACGCGATCGGCACGGTCCTCATCGCGGTGCTGCTCATCGCCGTGGCACTCGTCCTCGGTGTCGAGACCAAGAGCCTGCTCGTCGGCGAGGGTGCGAGCTCCGGCGACGTCGCACGCATCAAGCAGGCGGTGCTCGACGGCCCGGAGGTCGACTCGATCATCCACCTCAAGACCCTCTACCTCGGGCCGGAGGAACTGATGGTCGGTGTGAAGGTCGCCGTCGACGGGGACCGCCGACTCGGTGACGTCGCCGCGGGCATCGACACCGTCGAGCAGCGGGTCCGCGCAGCCGTCCCGACTGCCCGGGTCATCTACATCGAGCCCGACGTCCGGCACGACGGGCCGCACCCGTCGACCGAGGCGATCGTCCTGCGCGCCGCCGACTGACCAGGCCGCCCCGGGCTCGCTCGGCGGTCAGCGTCGCTCGGCGAAGAACGCGTCGAGCACCGCCGCGCACGCGTCCTCGAGCACGCCCGCGACCACCTCGGCCCGGTGCGGCAGCCGGCGGTCCCGCGCGATGTCGTAGACGCTGCCGCTCGCGCCGGCCTTCGGGTCCCACGCACCGAAGACGATCCGTGGCACGCGTGCCGCCAGGGCAGCGCCGGCACACATCGGGCACGGCTCCAGCGTCACGACCAGGGTGTGCCCGGCCAGGTGCCAGTCGCCGGTGACCGCCGCGGCGGCGCGGAGTGCGAGGACCTCGGCGTGCGCGGTCGGGTCCTGACGGGCCTCCCGCTCGTTCCGTCCGACGGCGACCACCGCGCCGGCGGCGTCGAGGACGACGGCACCGACCGGCACGTCGCCGGTGTCGAGACACGCGCGGGCCTCGGCCAGCGCGCGTTCCATCGCGGGGACGAACGGGCGGTGCGCCGGGTGCTCCACGGGTGCTCCGATCGTCCGGCGGGACCGCGACCGCCGGGAGGGGTGCGGCACGGTACGCTCGACCCTATGCGAGTCCACGTCGCCGACCACCCGCTCATCACCCACAAGCTCTCGGTGCTCCGCGACCGGACCACTCCCTCCCCCACGTTCCGCGCCCTGACGGAGGAACTCGTCACGCTCCTGGCGTACGAGGCCACGCGCAACGTCCGGGTGACGGCCACGCCGATCACCACCCCGGTCGCGCAGACCATGGGCGTCGCCATCGCGAAGCCCCGGCCGCTCGTGGTCCCGATCCTGCGCGCCGGCCTCGGCATGCTCGAGGGCATGGTCAAGCTGGTCCCCACGGCCGAGGTCGGCTTCCTCGGCATGGCCCGCAACGAGGTCACCTTCGAGCCGCAGACCTACGCCGAGCGCCTGCCCGACGACCTGTCGAACCGGCAGTGCTTCGTGCTCGACCCGATGCTCGCGACCGGTGGCACGCTCGCCGCGGCCATCGACTTCCTCTTCGCCCGCGGCGCCGTCGACGTGACCTGCGTCTGCATCCTCGGAGCCCCCGAGGGCCTCGCGGCACTCGAGGCCGCCGTCGGCGACCGTGACGTGACGATCGTCCTCGGCGCGCTCGACGAGCGCCTCGACGAGAACGGCTACATCGTGCCGGGCCTCGGCGACGCCGGCGACCGCCTCTACGGCCTGGCCGAGTAGCCGCCGCACCGCACTCCTGACGGGAGGCTGCCCACCGGACCGGTGGGCAGCCTCCCGTCCGTCGTCGGCGACTGTCCGCATCCGTCGACCGTCCGTGCGGACGGTTGACACGGCGTTGGTATACCGCGGATACTCATGCCATGACTGCAACCGTGTCCACTCGCGCCCTCCACGAGGCCTCGGGGACCGTCGGCATGATGATGCCGACCACGGCGGTCATGCGTTGTCGAATGTGTGCCTGATCGGTACCCGTTCCAGCCGGATCCCCCGCGACACCACCCCCGTCGCGCGCGTGTGATCCCCCGGTGACGACCTCGTCGACGACGCGCACCACCGTCGCGAGGTCGGACCCCGCTCCCCCGGACCAGCCCCGGTCGGCGACGACCGCAGGGCTCCTCGGCGAACGCTGCCGCAGCGACTCCTGCGCCAGGCGTCACCGTCACCGCCGTTGATCCGGGCCGACGCATTCGACACCGGCCGCCGCACCACCCCGTGCACGGCCCCTGCACCACCCGGAGACCGCACCATGTCGCTCACCATCGCCCAGCCCCGCACCGCCCCCGCGATCCGTACCGCCGCGCCGGCCACCACCGACCTCGGCAGCGTGACGCCGATCCGCGGCCGTCGCCCCGCCGTGCTGCCGACGCAGCCCGCTCGCCCGGTCGCCGACCGCTCCGCCGTCCCGACCAGCCCGGTCGTCGCGCCGCCCCGCAACCGCGCGCTGCCGGAGGGCACGGAGGCCCGTGGGTTCGCCCTGTACGTCGGTCTCGACGAGGCCGCCGCCGCGGCCGCCGGCACGACGCTGGCCGCCGTCGTCGAACAGCTCAAGGCCCTCACCGCCCAGCTCGTCCCCTCCGCCGAGACCTACGCAGCCGTCGCCGTCGCCGCCGAGGGCTCCGGCGGGCGGGACGTCGACGTGGTCCGCCTGGCCCTGCAGGACCGCTCGGCGGTCGCGGCACGCAAGCAGACCGAGAAGCCCGAGCCGGAGGAGACCGGGGTCGTCATCGACATCTCCCGGAAGCGTGTCGTCCTGGACGGCGAAGCGGCACCGCTGACCTTCAAGGAGTTCGAGCTCCTGCAGTTCCTGGTCCTCCGCGAGGGCCGCACGGTCGACCGCTCGGCGATCATCGAGGGCCTGTGGTCCGACGGTGAGGACGAGACCCCGAACGAGCGCACCATCGACGTGCACGTGCGTCGGCTCCGGTCGAAGCTCGGCGCGTTCGAGGAGATCGTCCGGACCGTCCGGGGCGTGGGCTACCGGTTCGACCGGCACGCCGACGTCTCGGTCCGCTACGCCTCCACCCCCTCGCCCGACCTCTTCTGAAACTGCTCTCGTGCGTCGATCGGACAACTCGCAGGATTCGACGGCGAGGCGCCCTTCCCCGGCGTTACCGCACCGTTATACAGTCGGTCGTGCAGACGGTGTTTGCTGTGGCACCGGCTGTGGAATGTGATTGCAGGAATCTCTTGGTGCAAGGGAGCGGGCCGGTCGTCCACCAGGACGGCCGGCCCGCGTTCTGTGTCCGAGCCCGTCGGTAGGGTGGTGGTCCACCCGACGGAGGGAAAGACCCGTGAGCGATCACCGAACCGAGAAGGCCACCGCGGTCGCCGCCTGGGAGTCGTTGTTCCGCGCCCAGGTCACCGTGATGCGGAACCTCAACACCGAGTTCCCGTCCGCCGAGATCTCGTTCAACGAGTACGACGTGTGCTTCAACCTCTCGACGCAGCCCGGACGCCGCTGCCGGATGCGTGACCTGACCGGGCACCTCCTGCTCACGCAGCCGAGTGTCAGCCGTCTGGTGGACCGGCTCGCCGCGAAGGGCATCGTCGAGAAGCAGCCGGACCCCACGGACGCCCGCGGGGTGATCGTCGCACTCACGCCACACGGCTTCGACGTGTACCGCACGGTCGCCGTGCAGCACGCCTCCACGATCGCGGCCCAGGTCGGCGCCGGGCTCGACGACGCCGAACTCCGGACGCTCACCGAACTGTGCACGAAGCTGCGCGTCGGCGCCGCGGCGACCACGCCGACCCGCCGCTCGGTCGGGGCTCCGGCATGAGCGGGAACGGTGCGGGTGGCTCCGTCGTCTGGCTGCGCGACGACCTGCGCATCGCCGACAACCCCGCCCTCCGTTCGGCCACCGACCGCAGCGGC from Curtobacterium sp. MCLR17_032 encodes the following:
- the aspS gene encoding aspartate--tRNA(Asn) ligase — its product is MIERTRIADLASLPDGPVSVAGWVETVRDQKKVQFVVLRDESGAVQLVNPATREAVEGDDTSAAALATTETISGLAHGSFIHVTGTLKADERVKLGGLEVKVGTLTVVSAAIPETPIADDSSLDKRLDWRFLDLRNRKQNLIFRIQTTMEHAFRTYWVERDYIEIHTPKLMASASESRAELFQLEYFETTAYLSQSPQNFKQMAQPAGFGAVFEIADAFRADPSFTSRHATEFTSVDAEFSWIESHEDVMAMHEEVLVAGITAVKEKYGKDIEEVFGFELQVPSTPFPRVTLAEARTIVAESGHDVVRADGDLDPEGERRVSAWAKEHHGSEFVFVTDYDASIRPYYHMRHADDPTLTNSYDLLFNGAEISTGAQREHRVDVLTAQAEEKGLDPAELGWYLDFFRYGVPPHGGFGMGLARVLMLMLGEPSIREVTYLFRGPTRLTP
- a CDS encoding Dabb family protein; this translates as MIRHVVSWTLREDLDRAVAVARVRELLTGLVGVIGSIRSLEVVENVAYPGKNQDLAVVATFDDLAGLDEYQFHPEHQAAAAEIRAMVTSRAAIDWQD
- a CDS encoding glutaredoxin family protein, with protein sequence MPAVTLLTKPGCHLCDDARPVVEQVVSAHPGTTLQERSILDDDALREEYSEDIPVVLVDGRVHSNWHVDAERLARAIELAEARA
- a CDS encoding AURKAIP1/COX24 domain-containing protein; this encodes MGSVIKKRRKRMAKKKHRKLLRKTRHQRRNKK
- a CDS encoding helix-turn-helix domain-containing protein gives rise to the protein MTGSFDDVRFLTVAEVAEMMRVSKMTVYRMVHAGELPAIRFGRSFRVPESAVAEMLRGGIADVG
- a CDS encoding metalloregulator ArsR/SmtB family transcription factor; this translates as MADIFSVVADPTRRALLGELLTAYGADATGGELSVGQLVLRLGVSQPTVSKHLRVLRDIGLVTSREEGQHRYYRLDPEPLLGIEDWVVPFTNAVDADGTPATTSWTPDGQPVSFRRSGATGKGTVEVGTELGRVMAEASHRATVAFTGAQQGWERVVDRGRRRFTKRPEDD
- a CDS encoding potassium transporter TrkG; the encoded protein is MLDRTEPVPAPGAASARRHPGRITTALRSSPSRLAILVFIVLIFLFTVLFMTPMAAADGTTTDFSDALFTAASVVCVTGLATVDMATHWSVFGKVLVVIGTQIGALGVLTFASILGLVVTRRLGLRAKLIAAGDSNPLRTHHGAVPEGQAVRLGDVGTLLLTVAVSTLSIEIVLGLLLLPSVLVTGIPFWSAVGDSFYYAAMAFTNTGFAPNASGLDPFAHDYWFLTLLMVGVVAGSIGFPVIRTLTKQLRSPRRWPIHVKLTLVTSGILLLGGAVTYIALEASNPATFGREGAGRTAFQALFLSTMTRSGGFSLVDFDELHGSSLLVTDMLMFIGGGSASTAGGIKVTTLAVLFLAAVAEARGRQSMEAFGRRIPSDVLRVAVAIVLWGATIVAIATVVLLQITHEPLDRVLFEVISAFATCGLSSGVSADLPDSGKYVLAATMFLGRVGTVTIAAALAASQSRQLFRRPEERPIVG
- a CDS encoding TrkA family potassium uptake protein; translated protein: MADRNRTQHQQGPVSHDAPVLVIGLGRFGAATAGQLERQGRDVLVVDTDAALVQKWSDRVTHAVQADATDMDALKQIGAQDFAIAVVGTGSDLESSVLITANLVDLGVPQIWAKAISRSHGTILSRIGANHVVYPEREAGERTAHLVSGRMLDFIEFDDDFAVVKMFPPRAVRGRDLATTVIRTRFGLTVLGIKPPGQAFVPATPDSVIGEDDVIIVSGTETDLERFAALE
- the proC gene encoding pyrroline-5-carboxylate reductase is translated as MTIELPRVAMLGVGSMSGAVLQGLLASGVAPDTVVVTTRSESSATAHRASGLDATATETDPDANRAAVRGAGLVVLGVKPFGIVDLLDEVAGDLAPDAVVVSVAVGVTTETMQAHVPEGVRVVRALPNTPIGVGLGVTGISAGSSADTDATALAAHVFAVSGEVIEVPESQLDALSAVSGSGPAYVFLLVEQWQQAAEALGFTHEQARTMVQGTVRGAVELLARSGSEPADLRRAVTSPKGTTERAVTVLQEADLTGTLERAARAAITRAEELSRL
- a CDS encoding cation diffusion facilitator family transporter, whose amino-acid sequence is MSASGGTKAIFAALGANIGIAIVKFIAAAISGSASMLAEGVHSLADSANQLLLLLGGRKAKKAADEEHPFGHGRERYVYAFVVSIVLFSVGGVFSLYEGIEKFAHPHPLDNWWLPMVVLVIAIGLEGFSLRTALKEAAPQKGGQSWVQFVRRAKAPELPVVMLEDTAALIGLVFALFGVGLTAITGNGVFDAIGTVLIAVLLIAVALVLGVETKSLLVGEGASSGDVARIKQAVLDGPEVDSIIHLKTLYLGPEELMVGVKVAVDGDRRLGDVAAGIDTVEQRVRAAVPTARVIYIEPDVRHDGPHPSTEAIVLRAAD
- a CDS encoding nucleoside deaminase; its protein translation is MERALAEARACLDTGDVPVGAVVLDAAGAVVAVGRNEREARQDPTAHAEVLALRAAAAVTGDWHLAGHTLVVTLEPCPMCAGAALAARVPRIVFGAWDPKAGASGSVYDIARDRRLPHRAEVVAGVLEDACAAVLDAFFAERR
- the upp gene encoding uracil phosphoribosyltransferase, which encodes MRVHVADHPLITHKLSVLRDRTTPSPTFRALTEELVTLLAYEATRNVRVTATPITTPVAQTMGVAIAKPRPLVVPILRAGLGMLEGMVKLVPTAEVGFLGMARNEVTFEPQTYAERLPDDLSNRQCFVLDPMLATGGTLAAAIDFLFARGAVDVTCVCILGAPEGLAALEAAVGDRDVTIVLGALDERLDENGYIVPGLGDAGDRLYGLAE
- a CDS encoding winged helix-turn-helix domain-containing protein, producing the protein MSLTIAQPRTAPAIRTAAPATTDLGSVTPIRGRRPAVLPTQPARPVADRSAVPTSPVVAPPRNRALPEGTEARGFALYVGLDEAAAAAAGTTLAAVVEQLKALTAQLVPSAETYAAVAVAAEGSGGRDVDVVRLALQDRSAVAARKQTEKPEPEETGVVIDISRKRVVLDGEAAPLTFKEFELLQFLVLREGRTVDRSAIIEGLWSDGEDETPNERTIDVHVRRLRSKLGAFEEIVRTVRGVGYRFDRHADVSVRYASTPSPDLF
- a CDS encoding MarR family winged helix-turn-helix transcriptional regulator — protein: MSDHRTEKATAVAAWESLFRAQVTVMRNLNTEFPSAEISFNEYDVCFNLSTQPGRRCRMRDLTGHLLLTQPSVSRLVDRLAAKGIVEKQPDPTDARGVIVALTPHGFDVYRTVAVQHASTIAAQVGAGLDDAELRTLTELCTKLRVGAAATTPTRRSVGAPA